The stretch of DNA acgaAAGATGTTTCTCCTATTTTTTCTTGGTAAATGTTTTGGGGAGGCCTGGCTtcccatgaatacacaccactgcttGAACAACACTCCAAGTTGGAATTACAAGTGGGAAACAGAGAAAATGTTGTTACCCGAGTTGACGAGTTGTGACGTTTCACCACTGACCTTTTTCCTTTTCAACCAAAAGATGACAAATACGTTTTTGACAATTACAACGTTATCAATAAGGAAAATATAGATAGTTTGTCCATTATTTCAAAGTTAAGCAAGCTATCTAACTTAGTTATttgcaatgttagctagcttatCAAGCTAAAATCTTATTGGTTGAAGAATTGTTCCGACTTCAAAGGCACGTGAACACATTCATGTAGACTTAGCTACCACTTCCCAGTTTCCCATGAGCACATGAAGCAACCCTTTATCCATAATCGGTAGATGGTTTAGGCCTATATTAATTCTGCATCATTTACAAAGCAGTGCGCAAGAAACAAACCTATTCAAAACAGTTCTTAAGAATTGACCCCCCTTCCCAAATCAAACATGGGTGCTAATGTTGTCCCCTCGTTCTGCATGCACATGCTTCCACTACTTCCTGTCTGTTGCAGCTAATCAGAGGTGACAGCATGACACGCATGTTTAGCAGGGCTCATTAGCtaatggggggatacctagtcagttgcacaaccgAATGCATTAAACCGAAACGCGTCttttgcatttaacccaacccctctgaatcgacATCCAAGTTATCAGCACCCGGGGAGTAGTCGTTGtcgggggttaactgccttgatcaaACGCAGAACAGCAGACTTTTCCAACTtgccggctcggggattcaaaccagcgacctttcagttactggcccaatgcttttAACCTCTAgagatacaggtgtgtgaaccACAGACACAGGTGTGCACGCAAAGCAAGAAAATTCCGTCCTAATTATTTTGGAAATGTCTACGAATATGGATAGACCTATAACTTCCAACCTGGGAAAAGTGTCCTAAACAGGTAGGCCAACATCACAGGTACAGTCATTTCAGCATGACTAATCTCGACCACATCTATAATTAAATAATGAATAAGAGGTCTACGTTTAGGGTTTGTGGAAGGAGAGGTAGGGGTCAGAGCAAGGTGGCAGAATAAATATGGAAACGACATGGAACCAACCCAACCTTAGGTGCAATGCATCCCCATCTACAATTAGTAACACCCCAAGCAAGTGGCAGAAAAGTGTCCCTGCTTCAAACATCAACACTGAGAAGAAATACTCCAGGGGCCAGTGGGCCAGCGAAAAGTCCACAGCTGTCTCTCATGCCTCTTCCATCCCAGTTTGTGTGTTTCTTTCCCCATATGAAAATGACTGTGGTGAGTGATGAATTGTGGTTGGTGTGAAACCATATCCCTTCCCTGTCATCTGTAAGCTGGGATGTTGTCCTCCTCAGCTGTGCTTCTTAGTTCTCATCCAACCACCCAATCCACTTCCAGATACCCCCCCATAGGTTTGCTTGTGAGAATAAGATTGGGAACATGGATTCTAGCATCTATCCTGTGTAAGTGACAATTAGCATTGCCCACACTGGTCCCAATAATACCGTAGACGTGGACCGTGGCTGCACCTACTACACCgagaatacaaaacattaaggacacctgctctttccatgacacagactgaccaagtgaatccatgtgaaagctatgatccatcattgatgtcacttaaatccacttaaatcagtgtagatgaaggggaggagaaggatttttaagccttgagacaattgagacatggattgtgtatgtgtgccattcagagggtgaacggacaagacaaaatatttaagagcctttgaacagggtatagtagtaggtgccaggcacaccagtttgtgtcaataactgcaacactgctgggcttttcacgctcaacagcttCCCAGGTGTaacaagaatgatccaccacccgaaggacatccaactaacttggcacaactgtgggaagcattggagtcaacatgggccagcatccctgtggaacgcttttgacaccttatagagtccatgccctgacaaattgaggctgttctgagagcaaaatggggtgcaactcaatattaggaaggtgttcctaatgtttggtaaacTCAGTGTAcatactttgtttgtttgtttttcaaatGTGGTGGATTCTGATCAATCATGTCCGACTTCGTTTACGATTCAGTTACCATGACAATGTTGAATGTGCTAAGTTGCTTGGTGGGATAAAACCCCAATGCTACCCCCTCGGCCCACACACCAGACATATAATCAACTCATATCTCCTAAGGCTTAAGGTGTCCAGTCAGCCTGCTGGGTGAGGCATGAGAGACCAGAGGCCCACACACAGAGCCAGGGAGCGCTCCTCCTACTAACTACAACATTCATAATGTTCTTCCCCTAGAGTcattggtagaggggtggcaggtagcctagtggttagagcgttgggtcaataacagtaaaggttgctagatcgaatccctgagctgaccagGTAAaagatctgtcattctgcccctgaacaaggcagttaacccatcattgtaaataagaatttgttcttaactgacttgcctcgttaaaaaaAGGATTAAAATATAATGTTGTTTATGTACTGTGAGATGAAAATAAGCATTTCCTCACACAGATGAACGGAGGTAAAGCACATCACATTGGTCTTGTTGCTTGACTGGTTTAGGTGAGTGAGCTGAGAGATGGGGGGCTATGACCTGAGGCGGGGAAGGAAACAGCAGCCCAATCTTTCACGACACAGCTACAAACTTTCCTTCCGCTTTTGAGTTTTCCCGTTATGCTTGTGACAGGTGATGTCATCACCTTGTCTTTCCGCATCTTCAGAGTTACCGGCGGCTGCCGAGAGGCATTTTTCTTTGTCACTTGAAAGGTCTTTAACAATAAGATAAGCGCAAAGGCTTCTATAAACAGAAACCAAAAATTCAGCACAGCCCAAAAAGACATAGGTCTACTTCCTAATTTCACGCCATTTTATAAATCTGTCAATCCTTCATAATAGAAGAAAAAGCATGAATGAACATATATGATAGTAAGGACAGTACTGGATCAGGGTGACATACATATTATCTTTAACTATTTCATttagttttgttgttgttgatgtttgtcaAAGAGCACAGTGACATCATGGAAAACATGACCTTGAATTGAAGGACCTAAAAGGTATTTACATTCATCAAGCCTGTGACACCATCATGTGCCATTCAAGTGAAAACCAATCCAGTCCAAGTAGGGCTAGATCGGCACAGATTTCCAGCATAAAGGTAAAGTAACTTCTATAGCGAATTTTATACACTTCAAACTGAAAAGTAATTCCAGCTCTTGAATAATAAAAGGAAAATGAAAGCAGGAGTGATTGTCAGGATCCATCCTTCAATGACTCTTACCCCAATGATTGGCTTTCAACATCAAAGAAATTCAGCTGGCTTGGATCAAAGGAAGATGGCAGAGAATCATGAATCTGCCTGTAGTAAGTCACTTAAAAGAAAGGTAATCCCTATCAATTTTAGTTGATGTTGAAGACTGGATCTATGCATTCCCACTAGCTGGGCACAGCTGACAACTTGGCATTTGAACTACTATTTTAAGGTTAACAATATACAGACATTTTAAATATTGTATTCCACTATGCAAATGTAGATTTTCACAATATACCTCTAATACGTTTTATTTTTCTTTGGATAGTAATGTATTTGTTATCCCTTTAATTTTCCAGACGTAATTATTTTATTTTCCCCACCACAACAATACAGTCAGTGCTGTTCTAAATTATTTTTTGGTGCAGTAGTGTTATATTGGGATGCACCTCTCATAAACCATACTTTATAGCTATACTCAATCCCAGGCTTGAACCTCCTGCAACATAAAGTATACTGCATGACTTTAAAGTAAGCACACATTGAATAACGTATCAGGTGCAGCAAATTTAAACTTAATATCACCCTTTTCTCTGAGTCTTGGATGTCGATCTATCCCTATTTTATACTTTTCCTTTCtccttttccttttttcttttcCCGTCATTAGATAAACTGTTGTTACTCTTGGTCGGTATGCAAGCGTCTGAAGCAAGCAAGGATTCTCGGAGATGGACTCTATTTCTTTCCAACTGTCTTTCTCCCACTCCTTAActgagtctctttctctctctctctctctctctctctctctctctctctctctctctctctctctctctctctctctctctctctctctctctctctctctctctctctctctctctctcagcagtatGCTATTAAAATCCAGAGACTCCAGTGTGTCTGCTTGCCTGTCACCTCCCACAGTCTCTTCACACGCAGGCAGCTCTTCCTAAAACCAGGGCATGTGCTCCTCACTGACTCAGCCAGATAGTTTGTCTATCTGCCTCACACACTTAACCCATGAGATGCCAAATATAGCTGGTCTCTTAACTTTTCAAAAGGAACCTTTGTATGAAAAATATCATGATGCATCTAACATAACTACAGTTGTTTTTATCGCTTTGGTGCAATTTTCACAGGTACTGTATGCGGTACATTTTAACAACTGTTATTCGCTTTacatgtgaaaaggtggtgttaacatgagaACACTACATTAAATACATGTGAACATATGGTTTTACATGTGAACAACTGACCTCATGTCTCTTTGTTTTCACGTGAAAATTTCAGCTCAACGTGTAAACAGCTATTTCACAAGTGTTTGTTTGTAAGGGAAGTAATGAAATAGTATGGGGGTTTTAAAGTAAGTGTTCAGGTAACTTCCGCTAAAATAGTGTAAACATTACATTTGACATGATCCCTTAGTACTGACTAACACCACTTGGATTTTAAACTCACAACCTCTGGATTTTGGGGTACACTGATCTTTCTGCTGTGCCAGAAAGTCTGTAGAATTCTCAGAAGTCCCCTGCATATCCATTACCTATAATACATTTCTGCACTTAGCAAAAGACTGTcatctgcactgctattttagttatcagttaatctgactattctctcatcattgataTAATTTACTTCTTTCAGCAATTTCagggttttctgtatagttgtctaatgttggtggggtATATTATTCTGTTTTAAAGTTACTCCTGATTAACTAtgatccaggcacttgtcatctcccgtctggattactgcaactcactgttggctgggctccctgcctgtgccattaaacccctacaactcatccagaacgccgcaacccgtctggtgttcaaccttcccaagttctctcaagtcaccccgctcctccgctctctccactggcttccagttgaagctcgcatccgctacaagaccatggtgcttgcctacggagctgtgaggggaacggcacctcagtaccttcaggctctgatcaggccctacacccaaacaagggcactgcgttcatccacctctggcctgctcgcctccctaccactgaggaagtacagttcccgctcagcccagtcaaaactgttcgctgctctggcaccccaatggtggaacaaactccctcacgacgccaggacagcggagtcaatcaccaccttccggagacatctgaaaccccacctctttaaggaatacctaggataggataaagtaatccttctgacccccccccccccccccccctccttaaaagatttagatgcactattgtaaagtggctgttccactggatgtcataaggtgaatgcaccaatttgtaagtcgctctggataagagcgtctgctaaatgacttaaatgtaatgtaaaatgtaatgatacctttaatagttttttgtgtgtatttgtaaCAAAGCTGAGTTTTACTTTGAAGTCCAGAGTGTaggaatacaggtgaaatcagtgGCGTAGCAGAAAGATCGGAATGCCATGAACCAAGAGtttaaatcccaggtgaggacatgttgaataataattattgtataaataaacattcacagtgtaattATGTATGTCAATATCACGTTTAAGGtaagacccaggtgcagacagtgtcgaaataacaaaagtttattattcgaacaggggcaggcaagggacaggtcaggggcaggcaaaatgacaggtcaggggcaggcagaggtcagtaatccagataggtgtggcaaaggtacaggacggcaggcaggctcaggtcaggcagaggtcagtaatccagataggtggggcaaaggtacagggcggcaggcaagctcagggtcagggcaggcaggaatGGTCAAAACTGAgaaacaagaaaacaggaactatagcagacaggagcaagggaaacaacactggtaggcttgacaaaccaatacgaactggcaacagacagagaacacagatataaatacacaggggataatggggaagatgggcgacacctggaggggggtggagacaatcacaaaaacaggtgaaacagatcagggtgtgacagccaAAGTGTGTCTAATATCTCAGTTGAAAACACTGTGACTGCGTGACGTTCCGGAGACATCCTAACCACACATTTTTGTTTGCAGGGCAACACCTGTGAAATCTCGTGAAAAATATCCATATGTGAAACTTCATTTAAAATATCATCACGTGAAGTATTCCAAAACCACATGGTTTCACattatttcacatgtgaaatttcaGATGAAAAATAACATGTTGCATGTGCAAAACTTGAAATCATGTCATTTTTCTGTAAGAGAGTActgtaatatatgccatttatgcAGCAGACACAGTCCACACATTTTGGTATGTGACCCCGGTGAGAATCGAACACACAattctggtgttgctagtgccaTGCTTTAATGAACTGAGCCACATACAGGACCACTGCAAATACATAAGTACAGTACTGCAAATTACAATACATGATTACAATACAGATGGAAGATGTATAATTGCCATCCCCATGAGCGTACCACCCTCCTTCTGGCCATAGAGGAGGCATGCAAGGATTCCAATCCAGACCAATTTAGACCGAATGGTTTTTCCCAAGGTACATGCATAATGAGGATATTTACTGCCATTTCGATCAAAACCTATGGCCAAATGCTCAAGACAGGCTTGATGCAAACTAGTGCCTGCTAAAGATTGtttctttaatttctttcatttgATTACATTGTGAAAGATGTCTTCAATGATCACACTTTTGATCACACAAAGGATAGAAATGATGGAAATTTGATGTTCAGTCAATTTTCATGGGTAGTGCAAGTGTATAGCCGAATGTAAAacagtgtaatgtactgtaatttacagtactgtagcatactaCATTCAAAGGACAATTTTGAAACATGTATCTTACATGTTTTGGTATTGGATTAAATGgttgttaaaataaataaattgagaATATATCATTATGTTGTGTTTTTGTGATTAAACCAATGTACTAATTATATTTCACAGTTAACATATATTTTGGATCAATGGTTGTGCGGTGAAAGATGTTTACAAATAAAATGAATGCACTATGAAAGGTTTTGAATGTAAGACTGGCTGTGTTGCAAGTGTTTTTGTACTAAAGTTTAAAAATTtcaccacatacttgtgaaagtATGATAATTAAAAAACgtgataatttaaaaaaaatatatataaaatgtgaTTCCATCTCAATGGAGATCAAGCTCTAAGCGCCTATATATTTATTGGTCTGGACTGTTAATATATAATTTATTCCATTCCATTTTGTCCTTACAACTGCTTCATTGGATCATTTGTATAAAGAAGTCTATGGAAACAAGATTTGAATGTTATCTCAAGGGGTCATttacatctgtgtgtgtttgtgtgtgtaaatatTACATAATTTCAATTGGTGTAAATAGAATTAATAAAAACAAAAACTTTATTATTCACTCAAAAGACTAACTATAAAATATGTGTTTCTCAGGCACCAAAGTGTCACAATTAGATGTTTAAAGTTCTCACATTGAAGTTCTATTAACATATCAATAGAGTATAAAATAGGCTACATTATAAATAACAACCTGAGTTTATGGCTTTTACCAAAGATCTATTGCAAATGCAAAGTACCAAATACACGTTTTTATTTCCTATAGTTCTCTGCAACTTCCAAGAGATGTTTTGTTTTGAACCATTGTGTAATAAGATGTTGTATGGCTCAATATGTGAATTGAGCCTTAATTACATCTATATAAATGCAAGAAATAGCAAGTATAATTTATGAATGTATGAAAATGGTACACACTACTCCCATGTATCTGTGGGTGTTTCATATTGTGAAGAAACAAAGGGTGTTGAATGCACTGACAGTATATATTTGAATAGCTGTAGATCAAAGAATATGTTCAGTTAATGGTCCCACAGTGTTCCACTATAAAGGAAAGTGCCACCAAATAGGCTGCTATTCCATCCATTCTCATATCAAATCTCTCCAACAGAGTGAAATGAGCCACTGATAATATTAGCAACTCATCACTCTAAACATTCATCTAAACAGAACATGGATTTGTCCATTCTTTTTGTATTCAGTTCCTCTGTTTTGAATCCAAAAGGAACAACAGAGACAATACGTCCTTGTGCATGTTTCCCAACTTGTCTGTGAACTTCAGCCCTCTGTATTGGCACACAAATCCCATCACAGCCCTCTAGGCTTTATTTCCAATGAGCGGCCATGTTGTTGGACCACAGTTTGTTCTGATACGTTTTGAATTAGTACACCGCCCCCATATTCTTTGGTGGTGTTGTGTGCTGAAGAACCAGTGATGAGTGCTGTGAGCGTGACTGTGAGGTCTGTTGATACCAGTGATGAGTGTAGTCCTCCACATAACATAGAGAGGAGCTGAGGGAGGGCTGGGGAGCCTGCTCTCTAGTGGCAGGGTCTGTGGGTATACTACTGTTCCAAATGGCCAGGGATGGGGGTGAATTGCAGGACATAGAGTCACTGGCTCCTGGGCTGTGGTCCAGTGGAACTTCCTCGTTTGTGTACAGCTTCTTGAATTTGGAACGCCGATTCTGGAACCAGATCTTGACCTGGAAGAAAACATATTTGAGCTACAGGTTGTTTGGGATGTTTGTACCAGAAAATGTGAAGGTTTGAGTTAAAAATGTATTACCTAGCAAAGTGTTGTAATTTCATATTGACACCCTAGGCCTTATTAGAATAGAATATACCTAATTATGTTGCATTGAAATTGGAATCCAGATGCAAACTTAGATCCATAAATGAAGCTATCAATTACCAGATATGAAAACAAACAGGAAGAGGTTAATAAACCCGGTGGTTTGACATATAATATAAACAATACTGCTTTTTTATCACTTTGGTATAAATTTTACAAGTATGTGGTGAATTGTAAGATACATGTTTCAAATTTGTACTTTGAATGTAGTATGCTCCAGTACTGTAAATAACAGTACATGACACTGTTTCCACATTAAGCTATACACTTGCACTACCCATTAAAATAGACTACACATCAAATGTCCATCATTTCTATCCCATGTGTGATCAAAGGTATGATGATTGAAGACATCTTCACAATGTACTcaaatgaaagaaatgaaagaaaTATGTTTTAGCAGACACTAGTTTGCATTAAGCCTGTCTTGAGCATTTGGCCATAGGTTCTCATCGAATTTGCAGTAATTATCCTGATTGTTCATGTACCTGGGGAAAAACCTTTTGTCATGGCAAACTTCATTTAGGATACATTTTTATTGTATAGGGAATGCATTTCTTTCTTGTTTTGGACTTTCTGGATTATTTATGCATTGGTATTGTATTGAtattgtattactgcactgtaggagctaaaaacacaagcatttcatgCAACTGCTGTAACATTAGCTaatctgtgtacgtgaccaataaacctgatctgatctgatcactgatcagatttttatttatttactgtgAAGTAAAATCATAGTCATCATCATAGTAGTACATTCGAGTATATATCATATTTTTTATGTTTATACTTTACAGACATACTTTTTAATAGGTCTTTCTTAAAATCTGTAGTAGACAAACCAGTTTACATGTACAATCTATAGGTTTACCAAATGTTTAAATGATCATCAATTAAGAACAGTCAGATTAAGTAATAGTAACATGTATTTTAACAAAAGAAAAGTGAATCATATCAAAAGTAATGTGAGTATTGCATTGTGAAAGGAAATTACTTTATATGAACATGTATTGCAATTTGAAACATGTATTTCTAGATGAAACTGTTTaagttgggctcctgagtggcgcagcggtctaaggcactgcatctcagtgcaagaggtgtcactacagtccctggtttgaatccaggctgtatcacatccggctgtgattgggagtcccatatagcggcgcacaattggcccagcatcgtctgggtttggctggggtaggccgtcattgtaaataagaatttgttcttaactgacttgccttacataaaagttttaaaaaacaacatttaATTAAGTTTGGTGAAAAAGTGACTATGATTTTGTATGTTGTACTTAGTCGATTGAACATGTGTTAAGAGTTTAAAACAACTGGCTTTTTGAATATCTGTTTTgcgttttgtactaagagttgaaaatgaaaatgtaccacatactttTGAAAATGAAAAGCGATAAAAAACCTATAACATCTCAGATGATTCACTAAGTGTAGAATTACAGTATGCCAAAAGATGCCAGTATAGTTCATGGTTTTATTAGACAAAATAACATAAATCATAGAGATATAAATCTCTCAACAGCGTGTCATTACAGTGGTATGTGGCTTCCTCACCTGTGTTTGTGTCACACCGAGATGAGCCGCTAGTTCGGCTCTCTCAGGAAGAGACAAATACTGAGCTCCCTGGAAGCGATGTTGCAACGCAGCGAGCTGGTAACTAGAATATATGGTGCGAGGTTTTCTGATTTTCCTAGGCTTTCCGTTGACCATTCTCACCTCAGGCTCTGGTTCCTCTTTCACTAAAAAATGAAAAATGACAACAGAGCATTAGTAGGCTAAAGGACTTGAGGGGCTCATACATTTACACTAGACCTACAGAGGGCTTcaacagtaggctataggcctatgCCTAcagaaaaaaaaagtattatgATAACAGATTAATTAATTGATGACATTTTATAAGTCaacatcatttaaaaaatatatgattATGCCTTACATTTTTTTACCAGTTCTGAAATAGGCTTTACTCAATAGCCTAA from Salvelinus fontinalis isolate EN_2023a chromosome 5, ASM2944872v1, whole genome shotgun sequence encodes:
- the LOC129854783 gene encoding homeobox protein Dlx3b-like, whose amino-acid sequence is MNGTTSEKAASSLSSDLHATVSCHPGSNDFPTLPKSSPMDMGFYSGQTMHSHHGYYPSHCQSYSQPMKPYSYHHHYNLHGIGVSGAYIAKSEYPYPHKQYAHYTRDIQSHLQDIVKEEPEPEVRMVNGKPRKIRKPRTIYSSYQLAALQHRFQGAQYLSLPERAELAAHLGVTQTQVKIWFQNRRSKFKKLYTNEEVPLDHSPGASDSMSCNSPPSLAIWNSSIPTDPATREQAPQPSLSSSLCYVEDYTHHWYQQTSQSRSQHSSLVLQHTTPPKNMGAVY